A region of the Scatophagus argus isolate fScaArg1 chromosome 14, fScaArg1.pri, whole genome shotgun sequence genome:
AAAGATAGgaagcacacacagctgtactGGAGTCAATCATGCCTGCAGTAGTGAAATATCTTGATAATGATGCAACTCTGAGACAGTAAGGTCATGGACATGGAATCATATTATCTATTTTACAGTTATAATTTCTTGTCTGTGATGCAATTTATGGATTTTATCTTTCAATCCCTTGGACACTTATTTTTGTAACAGGAACGCCaagacctttattttgaagaggCAGTCAACAAACTTCCGTTTTAGTTCCGctgtttcctttccttgttAATGTAACAGTTTCATGCTAGTCAGAGAAATGTGCGGTTCTGGGATACCGTTACCGCGGAATTTTAAATATCTGTAACTACCAACTCGTAGCGACGACTgcagaataaacacaaattcttttatttgtgctttaaaacaCAGCATAGTAACTCCAGCGTTAGTTTTTCAACAGTTACGGAGCGGTGCATGGCGTCGTCACAACCGACACAGGACGAGCTGTCTTCTGTCCCCAACTAAACATTAGCACGGCGACCCTCCCAGGACCAGTAAGTCAGTTTCCCAACGCATAAGGAGAGCCTTGACGGTGACAGAAAGTACAAGTACAACGTCACTTTAAGTCCCTAAACGGACCTCTATCACCAAACCGAAGTACATGAAGTGCACGAATTAAAAGGGGAATACAAGAGAAACTTCAGAAGTGTCCGATAGTCACAAGATAACATCTGAAGAGCaaaaagattgttttttgtcttgctCAAGATTTGAAACTATTACTTTATTAGTGAAAACATATGGAATGATCAAGAGTCTGTACTCTCAGAAATTCAAGTAAACCCGGACTAGATTAACAACCATAAAACGACCTGTTTATTTTTACCTGACAGCTCTTACGTGTTCCGagtgataataaaaaaataactacaaTTAAAGTTAGACAGGATCGCTTAAAGGTTTTCACATGTTTATGTGAATATTACAACTTTCATTTAAATTCCCCTTTAGTTATACTTCTGCCTTACGTATCCATCTATGCAGCATGTGAATTTGGCAGTAGATTTCTTGTGCTCTGGTTTTTGGGCATTGCACTGATAAGCAACAGTAAGATCAGCTACCTTGTAAACTAAACTTGGTTCAGAATAAGGTAGTGATGTAATGCTCTTTACAAGACGAGATAAAGCGGTTTAGCGCCTGTCCATTGCAAAGTGTAGGCATAGGAGGATGAAAAGCACTGAAGGTGTTTagtctgactgtgtgtatcACATTTGTCTAACTCATCTTTCACGTCTGTGCTTCCTGTGTCGTCCTAGTAAAAATGCCATCGAGAAATCATCTTGACAAAATcggaaggaagaagaagaagaaatggacAGAGGAGGCCATGGAGCGTGCACTGATTGAGGTGAAGTCAGGAAGATGTACGGTGAGACAGGCTGCCAAGGAGTTTGGAGTCCCTAAGTCTTCACTGGGGGACAGAGTAAGTGGACGGGTGGCACCAGGGAGTCGTAGCGGGCCTGCTCAGCTCATAACATCTGCTGACGAGGACCTATTGGTGGAGTTCTCTTTATACATGTCCAAGCATGGATTTCCACTGACCAAGCAACAGCTGGTGTCCTTTGCCTCATCCATTTATAAGCGACAGCATCGGAGGGTGGCATTTTCAAAATTAGGCCAGACCTGGTGGCTCAATTTTAGAAAACGGCAAGAAAAGAATATTACCATTCAGCCAGCGGACAATGTTGTCCGTGGGAGGacggtgtgtgtgagaaaggaagCAGTGGatcagttttttcatttattgagCACTGTCATGGATGCTCATGGGCTCAGGGACAAGCCTAACCAAATCTTCAACTGCAATGAGATGGGCTTTCAGCTGGGCAGGAAGAGGGCAATTCTCCCCAAATCTCCCAGTCTGGGCTACAAGCCAGCACCAGGCCTGAGGGACCATATCTCTGTTCTGGCTTGCTTTAGTGCAGCTGCAGAGGACATTCCCCCATTTATTATCTACTCAAAGGCCTATCCAGGAGGAGTGTGTTACAAGACACAAGGGCCTCCAAATGCCCTCTATGGATGGTCAGACTCAGGGTGCATGAACTCTGACCTTTTCAAGAAATGGTTCCTCAAACACTTCCTCCTGCATGCCCCAAAGGAACGTCCACTGCTGCTGATTTTTGATGGCCACAAAGCTCCTGTGAACCTTGAGGTGGTGGAAACGGCTCGTAAAGAGGATGTCACCCTTCTGTGCCTTCCACCTCATTGCTCTCATGTCTTGCAGCCACTCGACGCAGGGCTGTTTGTCCTTCTGAAGCAGCGTTTCGTAGCACTCGTAGGTGACGGCTGTGCCACTGACACTCACTTTGCAGTGAGCAAGAAGGAGTTCTCAGGAGTATTTAAAGGGACGTATGAGGTagtgaaggaggaggtgggtgtCAGGACTGTGAAGGAAGGCTTTAGGAAGTGTGGCATGTACCCATTGAACCACTTTGCCATCAGTGAGGGTCATTTAATGCCATCGCATGGGATGGGCCCAACAGCTGGACCTACCTTGTCCACATCAGGACAGGGGGTGCATACGTTAGAAGAcctcacagctgctgctggaccCTCGTCCTAATTCATTTCAGCCCAGTTTGCTGGCAGAACCTTTTTGAGGAATAAAACTGCAAATTTTAACAAACCCTGAATGAACACTCCTGCTAGAGTATCGAGTACCACCTCCTCTGGCCTCCCTGCAGCGTTCTCTGTTGTTAGTTTGTCAGAAGAAAGGGGTTTGTTGATATTAATTACTAGTCAGTGTTTTTGCTCAGATTTAGtagtttgtgaaaatgtttgaatgctGCAAAACAGACTCAGCAGCCTGGGGGTCTGAATGGagttaaaagatttttttaaaggaataagaaagaaaaatgtatgtttcttttttctgtattctctaaaatttctttatttattgcatttttcttttgaaatatttgatagTTTCATCTCCTCACACACCTCTTAAAGGTATTTATGTTCATGAACTGTTCGCAAGCCATGCCCTCATTAAGGCCGTAACCTGTGAGGGGAGATCAGAGGGATCGAGGCTCACAAGCCAAAAAATGAGAACTACTGCTGTACCACAAATTAACttaatgtctgttgttttttcctgtgtgtaaTTGGTGGGCAGACAGCTATAAGCTAACTAACATCAAGCAGTATgagtacaaataaagttgtgcTCGTTTTCtatttcagttcatctttgacATTAAGTGGAGAGCAGTGTACACAGTGTGCACTGTGGGGTACATTTCTAATTCTGTTCTGGACTGAACACACATTATCTTACAGCATTCATTAATAGCTTCACCTCATTACTGTTAACATGCTTATGAGGGCAGATTAAAAATTTTAGAACTAGCGTCTTGTGAAAATACAGTAAGCTATTGAGGTGTGGCAAGATTTACTATGTTCCATTATCCATGCagaagattttttaaaaagatctACCCATAAAACCTCTTATTAAATATGTTCTTTGTTGTGTTCAAGTTGTGTTAACTGATGTTGTGATAACATGTCTTTGAAACCACTTACTTGAGTTGTGAatctcttcctcctttgcttAAGTACTGTAAATGCACTTGACCCATTAAGTAGTTATAAAAGGAATATATTGTCTGAAACAGGACTGCTGACAGTGGGGCACAGGGGCCAAAGTTGGCCCTAAGGTTCAGTTTGGCCACCAGATGATAATTTAAAttgaattctttttttcttgaggTGAAAATTGTGTTTAAATGCACAGGATCACAGCAGGCTGAGTGACACACATCAGTCAGTAAAGGGACATTGAGATCTGAAGACCATTTTGTATCTGAACAATACAAgaggtgtttgcttttggccTGTGGCCCACCATTAGGCTTCAGTTTTGGCACTCCAAGGGAGAAAATTGGGAAAATCTGTGAGGGGTGatcagaagggaaaaaaattgGACATCCCTGGTCTACTTAGGAAAGTTGAGTCCTTTTTCAATTCAGGAGCGGTGAGTTTATACAGAAATATGTACGAATGTGTAAtcgttttttaaaaaaatgttttcgTGGCCAAATGTTATCTGTAAGTTCAGTTATTtagtacatgcatgtgtgtgtatcacgCCATGCACATATTCAGGTCAGGTGATGTAATATCAAAGCAATTGGTACAGCTGGCAACAAGACTAAGGCAGGTAACATTACTGCATGTATGAATCATAATTACAGTGTAAATAGTTTACATGTTTGAACAAAATAGGTAACTTAAAACATGGTTTCATTTGCAATTAATGAATACTACTTTGCTTAAAATGATCAGGATTATCTATGCTCAGCAAAACAAGTTAACGCACATCATTGATACATATTTTTATAATGTTCCTCACTAAAAGGACTCTTTTGGTATTGAAGAGTAAATATGCAGATATTAAAGCAGTTGTACCTGGAGGGGGAATACTCCAGTAAGAACTGTCTTCAGATTAATGTAACCAGCTAAAGCACAGGTCAGCCTGCGGTATATTGTAAGTCTTTATGGCTGCAGCAGAGCTGCCCAGGGCTAAgttcatgtttatgtatgttaATATCACAGATGGTGATTAGTGcctgaagcttttttttttttcagtttttattcagCCACCCAACAGAGTCAAAggaaaaaatctgttttactaGCAGAACTGCCACCACTTTGCTcctcataaaaataaaaataaaatgggtCCTAGCAACACATTTTAGAAACACTGAAGATGTTTCAGACTGGGGTTTAATATTTGAATGTCACAtggtttcagtttgtttctctttgctgcatttttctACCCAAAAGTTGGCTATATTGATCATTAAATCTATTAAGGAAATGGCAAATTCAAATAGCTCCTACTTCATCTGTTAAAATGACATCTGCCAAATATTACTTCACTGGATCTCGTCACTGCAATCGCTATGAAGCAGTTATGTTGTAAATGTATCCCATGTATGGTGACATCTTCTGGTCAAACGCTTGACACTGCATTTGTGGTGATTAAATTCAACGCCATGATCAGTTCCGAAAACAAATTTTGTTCAATAAAACTTGTGTGACAaaagttgtagttgtagttctgttttaaaacagcCCTGCAGTAGTGATTGTGACATGAGGAGGCCTCTTTACGAATAATTTAAGGTGTgcataaaaattaataatttatgaCAGACATTAATGTTCACATAATTCAAAGTATATACTGGAACACCTACTCAAATTTCTTGATCGTGGACAGGACGTATGAGCTCTTGCTGACCAGGAGGTGTCTGGTCTCCACAGCCTGCTCCGTCCTGTAAGGCAGACATTAACATGacactgtgtgctgcagcatTTCTCTCCCACAGAGCCAACGCTTGTGATGAAGGACAATTAGAAAAACTTAAGAGGAGATTACCAAAAATACCGTTAACAGTGTAAAATGCAGTAAATTAAAAGAATGTATATGTTACGTGACGAACTGAATTCTTGCCTCAATGAACTGAGGATACCTTGAATCGTCTtgctcctttttctcctctcctgatTTCTGGATCCAGCTGGCATCATTCTTCAGTGAGGTCCGCACTCTTGTGGTTTGAAACACCTTGTTTCTGTCAACAgctacaacacaaacacacacacacactctctctgacAGCACTGGCCAGGTGAAAGGAATATTTGCTCACCAGGTTTAATCtgataaacatttgaaatattgAACCGTGATTTACCTTTTGACATGATGCTGATATTGTCTCAGATGTTCAAcctgatgagaggaaaaaagttaTTCCAGATTTGCTGTTTAAACTTACATACAAATAATCTCCGTGTGGTACagtctgcttcctgtcttttttcctctctcaccaCTGACTTCAGACCTGTTTAATGACCCAGCATATGGTACACAACCTGTAATACTGCATTCTACACAGAAACAGCTCACCCAGGATGTAAAAGTGCCATTTAAGTAGTTTTCGTCACTCGCTAATCATTCTGATGGAGCACAGATAAACATTGAAATTAGACATTTAGGTAAgtttttctatgtttttgtctgtgtgcgcCACATTTtacatccacccatccatccattttctatacctcttgtccgtcagggtcgcggcgGGGCTGGAGcccatttttatattaaaatgaaacCTGTCTAAAGGTGTCATGCTGGAAAAATTATGATAATGTTCAACGTAAACACTACAAACACTATCCCCTCATTTGCTCTTGAGTGTAGCCCACCCTGTGTTTACAGCAccctgtcacactgtgtgtctTATCTGTATTCTCTTTGAGGCCCCGGTTAACATTTTGACCTGCACTCAGTGTTTTAATCTCAGATGATGAGTTTCATTGGAGATGTGCCAGCACCAATTAACCAGGTCAAATTCATTATGcatagaaaatgaaagcaattcTGACTTTATAATGACCCTGCATATATCAGAATTAGCATAAAGTCCATTCCTGCACTGTGTTGTGTTCTCACCTGTTCGACGCTGTCAGTGTGGTCAAGCCTCGTCTGGGGCTCTGCCTCACGTTGGCAGGCAGGTAGAGGCATTTTAACCCGAGCGCCCACCCCCTGTCATTTCAGATTCCTCCCCCTGTTAGTCTGCAGTGCTCACACTCCTGGATGCTGCCATGCAGGTTGATCGAGTGGGAGTGTGGGTTGTTTTTCATAACAATCA
Encoded here:
- the LOC124070795 gene encoding MFS-type transporter clz9-like, whose translation is MPSRNHLDKIGRKKKKKWTEEAMERALIEVKSGRCTVRQAAKEFGVPKSSLGDRVSGRVAPGSRSGPAQLITSADEDLLVEFSLYMSKHGFPLTKQQLVSFASSIYKRQHRRVAFSKLGQTWWLNFRKRQEKNITIQPADNVVRGRTVCVRKEAVDQFFHLLSTVMDAHGLRDKPNQIFNCNEMGFQLGRKRAILPKSPSLGYKPAPGLRDHISVLACFSAAAEDIPPFIIYSKAYPGGVCYKTQGPPNALYGWSDSGCMNSDLFKKWFLKHFLLHAPKERPLLLIFDGHKAPVNLEVVETARKEDVTLLCLPPHCSHVLQPLDAGLFVLLKQRFVALVGDGCATDTHFAVSKKEFSGVFKGTYEVVKEEVGVRTVKEGFRKCGMYPLNHFAISEGHLMPSHGMGPTAGPTLSTSGQGVHTLEDLTAAAGPSS